In Pseudomonas sp. MM213, a genomic segment contains:
- the hpaC gene encoding 4-hydroxyphenylacetate 3-monooxygenase, reductase component, giving the protein MANLSQQQIDFRNAMAQLPAAVNIITTNGPGGRCGITASAVCSVTDSPPTVLVCVNRNSATHDVFRTNGRLCVNVLCGEQEELARHFAGMTQVPMAERFAWDLWDGGDTGVPVLRDALVQLEGRISECKEVGSHSVMFVELSKVGVRGEGDSLVYFNRLFHRIEHAVAAC; this is encoded by the coding sequence ATGGCCAACCTGAGCCAGCAGCAAATCGACTTTCGCAACGCCATGGCGCAACTGCCGGCGGCGGTGAACATCATCACCACCAACGGCCCCGGCGGACGCTGCGGCATCACCGCCAGCGCCGTGTGCTCGGTGACGGATTCGCCACCGACCGTGCTGGTGTGCGTCAACCGCAACAGCGCCACCCACGATGTGTTCCGCACCAACGGCCGGCTGTGCGTCAACGTGCTGTGCGGCGAACAGGAAGAACTGGCCCGACACTTCGCCGGCATGACCCAGGTGCCGATGGCCGAGCGGTTTGCCTGGGACTTGTGGGACGGCGGCGACACGGGCGTGCCGGTGCTGCGTGATGCACTGGTGCAGCTGGAAGGACGGATCAGCGAGTGCAAGGAGGTCGGATCGCATTCGGTGATGTTTGTGGAATTGTCGAAGGTGGGCGTGCGTGGGGAGGGCGATAGCCTGGTGTATTTCAACCGGTTGTTTCACCGGATTGAGCATGCCGTGGCGGCTTGCTGA